Proteins from a single region of Corylus avellana chromosome ca11, CavTom2PMs-1.0:
- the LOC132166496 gene encoding pre-mRNA-splicing factor SLU7-A — MATASVAFKSREDHRKQIELEEARKAGLAPAEVDEDGKEINPHIPQYMSSAPWYLNAERPSLKHQRKWKSDPNYTKSWYDRGAKIYQADKYRKGACENCGAMTHDSKSCMDRPRKVGAKWTNKHIAPDEKIETFELDYDGKRDRWNGYDASTYAYVIERYEARDEARRKYLKDQQLKKLEEKNNNQNDEAGVSDEDEEEDGLRVDEAKVDESKQMDFAKVEKRVRTTGGGSTGTVRNLRIREDTAKYLLNLDVNSAHYDPKTRSMREDPMPDADPNEKFYGGDNQHRDSGEALEFKQLNIHSWEAFDKGQDIHMQAAPSQAELLYKNYKVIKEKLKFQTKDTILEKYGNAAAEEELPMELLLGQSERQVEYDRAGRIIKGQEKALPRSKYEEDVYINNHTYVWGSWWKDHQWGYKCCKQMIRNSYCTGAAGIEAAEAATDLMKANIARKEATEELPPPVEAKRLASWGTDVPDDLVLDDKLLAEALKKEDERRREEKDDRKRKYNVRYNDEVTLEDMEAYRMKKVHHDDPMRDFLN; from the exons ATGGCGACCGCTTCAG TTGCATTTAAGTCTAGGGAGGACCATAGAAAGCAAATTGAGTTGGAAGAAGCACGTAAAGCTGGGCTTGCTCCTGCTGAGGTTGACGAGGATGGAAAAGAGATCAACCCTCATATTCCCCAGTATATGTCATCTGCACCTTGGTATCTCAATGCTGAGAGACCT AGTTTAAAACATCAAAGGAAGTGGAAATCAGATCCGAATTACACAAAATCGTGGTATGACAGAGGTGCAAAGATTTACCAGGCTGACAAATACAGGAAGGGTGCATGTGAAAA CTGTGGAGCTATGACACACGATTCAAAGTCATGCATGGATAGACCCCGGAAAGTGGGAGCAAAATGGACGAACAAACACATTGCACCTGATGAAAAGATAGAGACATTTGAGCTTGACTATGATGGAAAACGGGACCGGTGGAATGGCTATGATGCATCCACCTATGCCTATGTCATTGAGAGATATGAAGCAAGAGATGAAGCTCGAAGGAAATACCTGAAAGACCAACAGCTTAAGAAACTTGAGGAGAAAAACAATAACCAAAATGATGAGGCTGGGGTAAGTGAtgaggatgaagaagaagatggtctaAGGGTAGATGAAGCCAAGGTTGACGAGAGCAAACAAATGGATTTTGCAAAGGTTGAAAAGCGTGTACGTACAACAGGTGGTGGAAGCACCGGAACTGTGAG GAACTTGCGTATTCGGGAGGACACGGCAAAATATCTTTTAAATCTTGATGTCAACTCTGCACATTACGATCCCAAAACCCGGTCCATGCGTGAAGATCCTATGCCAGATGCAGATCCTAATGAGAAGTTCTATGGG GGAGATAATCAACATAGAGATAGTGGTGAAGCTTTGGAGTTCAAGCAACTTAACATCCATTCTTGGGAAGCATTTGACAAGGGACAAGACATTCACATGCAAGCAGCTCCGTCCCAAGCCGAGTTGCTTTATAAGAATTATAAGGTCATCAAGGAGAAATTGAAATTCCAAACAAAGGACACCATCTTGGAGAAGTATGGCAATGCAGCTGCTGAAGAAGAACTTCCAATGGAGCTTCTACTCGGACAAAGTGAAAGACAAGTTGAATATGATCGTGCTGGAAGGATAATAAAGGGGCAG GAGAAGGCACTTCCAAGAAGCAAATATGAAGAAGATGTATACATTAACAACCACACATATGTTTGGGGTTCGTGGTGGAAGGATCATCAGTGGGGCTACAAGTGCTGCAAGCAGATGATCCGAAATAGCTATTGCACTGGTGCCGCCGGAATAGAAGCTGCTGAGGCTGCAACAGATCTTATGAAGGCTAATATTGCTCGTAAGGAAGCTACTGAAG AGTTGCCTCCGCCAGTGGAGGCCAAAAGGCTAGCTTCTTGGGGAACTGATGTCCCTGATGATCTGGTTTTGGATGACAAGTTACTTGCTGAGGCACTTAAAAAG GAGGAtgaaaggagaagagaagagaaagatgatAGAAAAAGGAAGTATAACGTCAGATATAATGACGAG GTTACCCTGGAAGATATGGAAGCTTACAGGATGAAGAAGGTCCACCATGACGATCCGATGAGGGATTTCTTAAATTAA